From Candidatus Omnitrophota bacterium, one genomic window encodes:
- the mtaB gene encoding tRNA (N(6)-L-threonylcarbamoyladenosine(37)-C(2))-methylthiotransferase MtaB — translation MNSRMNSRKKFHIRTLGCKVNQYESQAMRELLVKAGYEESGPEDAADIFIVNTCTVTGQADRESRNITGHLHKANPNARIVVTGCLAEKDASGLSSMPGVSNVLKNSEKNRIARVVSGLKAQGLGLDIRELSISDFKNHSKAYVKIQDGCENRCSYCKVPLVRGRLKSKPIKDIVKEVKGLVQNGFKEIVLTGICLGAWGRDMCFGHIARRVGLCAANLVDVLKSLDKVDGDFRIRLSSIEPKYIADDLIDFMGQSRRMCAHLHIPFQSGDDDVLKLMNRPYTSMEYMTIVDRVRARMPQIALTTDILIGFPGESGARFKNTMDFVKAVAPSRTHIFTFSRREGTTAYDMPDTVDRSILKKRYDSMRTVTLEIADMYKKSFLGKELSILVETKRDRSTGLLKGYSDNYIQVLFAGPDDIMKDVVPVKVIGFDSEKVMGRYER, via the coding sequence ATGAACTCACGAATGAATAGCAGGAAAAAATTCCATATTCGTACTCTCGGTTGTAAAGTCAATCAATACGAGTCGCAGGCGATGCGCGAGCTTCTGGTAAAAGCCGGTTACGAAGAATCCGGACCTGAAGATGCCGCGGACATCTTTATAGTAAACACCTGCACTGTCACCGGCCAGGCTGATCGGGAGTCAAGGAACATAACGGGACATCTTCACAAGGCTAACCCGAATGCCAGGATAGTGGTTACGGGCTGTCTTGCGGAGAAAGACGCATCCGGCTTATCGTCCATGCCCGGCGTATCGAATGTGCTTAAAAACTCCGAGAAGAACAGGATCGCCCGGGTGGTGAGCGGGCTTAAAGCTCAGGGCCTGGGCCTAGATATAAGAGAACTTAGTATCTCTGATTTTAAAAACCATTCAAAAGCGTATGTCAAGATCCAGGATGGATGCGAGAACAGGTGCTCTTATTGCAAAGTGCCGCTTGTCAGAGGCCGGTTAAAGTCAAAGCCCATTAAGGACATAGTTAAGGAAGTAAAGGGCCTTGTCCAAAACGGCTTTAAAGAGATAGTCCTTACCGGGATATGCCTTGGAGCGTGGGGCAGAGATATGTGTTTCGGGCATATAGCGCGAAGAGTTGGGCTATGCGCCGCAAATCTGGTAGATGTGTTGAAGTCTCTGGATAAAGTAGACGGTGATTTCAGGATACGCTTGAGCTCGATTGAACCGAAATATATTGCAGACGATTTAATAGATTTCATGGGCCAGAGCAGGAGAATGTGCGCTCATCTGCATATACCTTTTCAATCAGGCGATGATGATGTATTAAAACTTATGAATAGACCTTATACTTCGATGGAGTACATGACAATAGTCGATAGGGTAAGGGCCAGGATGCCGCAGATAGCTTTAACTACCGATATTTTAATAGGATTTCCGGGAGAGTCTGGCGCAAGATTTAAAAATACCATGGATTTTGTCAAGGCAGTGGCACCTTCCAGAACTCATATATTTACATTCAGCAGAAGGGAAGGCACTACCGCATACGATATGCCGGATACGGTAGACAGGTCAATTTTAAAAAAGAGATATGATAGCATGAGAACGGTAACGCTCGAGATAGCGGATATGTACAAAAAAAGCTTCCTTGGCAAGGAATTGAGTATCCTGGTAGAGACCAAACGGGACAGGTCTACGGGCCTCCTTAAGGGCTACTCCGATAATTATATACAGGTGCTATTCGCCGGGCCCGATGATATAATGAAAGACGTGGTTCCGGTGAAGGTGATCGGCTTTGATTCAGAGAAGGTTATGGGTAGATATGAACGATAA
- a CDS encoding 16S rRNA (uracil(1498)-N(3))-methyltransferase: MSRFYVPKESVKGNIINISGKEAHHILDVMRLKVSDRVVTFDGTGKEYIGFIKEIKTKSATIEIVETKTLHGKESSGITLVQAIPKKDKMDYIVEKSTELGVSKIIPLVTDRTIPNWDGPKRIASVERWRKIAMEASKQCGRADIPEIDSIKNFSDITAETASYDLALIAALDDDAIKLKDALRGFTGGKAIIAIGPEGDFTPDEIKEAKRSGFKLVSLGSRVLKSDTAGLFVLAILNYELTNE, from the coding sequence ATGAGCCGTTTCTACGTTCCCAAAGAGTCGGTAAAAGGGAATATTATCAATATCAGTGGCAAAGAAGCCCATCATATCCTGGATGTGATGCGGCTTAAAGTGTCGGATAGAGTTGTAACCTTTGACGGAACCGGTAAAGAATATATCGGGTTCATTAAAGAGATAAAGACTAAGTCAGCCACTATAGAGATAGTAGAGACTAAGACGCTACATGGTAAGGAATCCTCCGGTATAACACTAGTTCAGGCTATCCCAAAAAAAGATAAGATGGATTACATAGTCGAGAAGTCTACGGAGCTCGGCGTGTCGAAGATAATACCTCTGGTTACCGATCGAACCATCCCGAACTGGGATGGCCCAAAAAGAATAGCTTCGGTCGAGAGGTGGCGAAAGATAGCCATGGAAGCGTCAAAACAGTGCGGCCGAGCCGACATCCCGGAGATAGATAGTATAAAGAATTTTTCAGATATTACCGCGGAGACAGCCTCTTATGACCTGGCGCTCATTGCGGCGCTTGATGATGACGCGATAAAATTAAAGGATGCCCTGAGAGGATTTACCGGAGGGAAGGCTATCATAGCGATAGGCCCGGAAGGAGATTTTACGCCCGATGAGATTAAAGAAGCGAAAAGGAGCGGATTTAAGCTGGTCAGCCTGGGATCGCGCGTCTTGAAGAGCGACACGGCGGGACTTTTTGTGCTGGCGATATTGAATTATGAACTCACGAATGAATAG
- the amrB gene encoding AmmeMemoRadiSam system protein B: MVFLATIIISLSFTSVYASDVKEADLAGSWYPASKQELTKLLKVYLDSVNPERVEGRIFAIISPHAGYQFSAPVAAYGYKLAEGKGIKTVIIVGFSHRKAFDGISIYDRGSFRTPLGEVAVDAKLAASIEAQNKRIYFHPEAFDGENSVEMQIPFIQLAFENASIVPIAFGTQAYADAEVLANALAAVLKDRTDCLVVASTDLSHYHPYTEANSIDSRLISLLKTMKADELYKNDRLGICEACGIMPITAALLTAEDLGYNGMKILKYANSGDTFGDKSRVVGYVSAVIYKTPREPGKEEEPRMLLNNSQRKRLLEIARESITSFVDNGKRKIFTENDPVLNEPLGAFVTLHENGELRGCIGNMVGQGPLYQTIADMAIEAATGDPRFHVVSPGEISKLELEISVLSPLKKISSTDEIKIPGHGVLVRRGFKSGVYLPQVAVETGWNKEEFMASLCEHKAGLGPDVWKDPATEIYIFNAEVFGEKGERNK, translated from the coding sequence ATGGTGTTTCTCGCAACAATCATTATATCTCTATCTTTTACATCGGTATACGCTTCCGATGTTAAAGAGGCGGACCTTGCGGGAAGCTGGTATCCTGCCTCTAAGCAGGAGTTGACAAAGCTTCTTAAGGTATATCTTGACTCGGTAAATCCCGAAAGAGTTGAAGGCAGGATATTCGCCATAATCTCACCACACGCCGGTTATCAGTTTTCTGCGCCGGTAGCGGCCTATGGCTATAAGCTCGCCGAAGGTAAGGGTATCAAGACCGTTATCATAGTGGGCTTCAGTCATAGAAAAGCTTTTGATGGAATATCCATATACGATAGAGGGAGTTTTCGTACGCCTTTGGGCGAGGTTGCCGTAGATGCGAAGCTCGCTGCTTCTATCGAGGCGCAGAATAAACGCATCTACTTTCATCCTGAGGCATTTGATGGCGAGAATTCGGTTGAGATGCAGATACCGTTCATTCAGCTTGCATTCGAGAATGCTTCGATAGTTCCGATAGCATTCGGCACTCAAGCTTATGCCGATGCCGAGGTTCTGGCAAATGCATTAGCTGCGGTGTTGAAGGATCGGACGGATTGCCTTGTAGTGGCCAGCACAGATCTATCGCATTATCATCCGTATACCGAGGCAAATTCGATCGATAGCCGTCTTATAAGCCTTCTTAAAACAATGAAGGCCGACGAGCTATACAAGAATGATAGGCTCGGCATATGCGAGGCCTGCGGTATAATGCCGATCACCGCGGCGCTATTAACTGCCGAAGATCTCGGGTATAATGGAATGAAAATATTAAAATATGCGAATTCCGGGGATACGTTTGGGGATAAATCCAGAGTCGTGGGGTATGTTAGCGCAGTGATATATAAAACCCCCAGGGAGCCAGGGAAAGAAGAGGAGCCGCGTATGTTGTTAAATAATTCTCAGAGGAAAAGGTTATTGGAGATAGCGCGCGAATCGATCACGAGCTTTGTCGATAACGGAAAACGTAAAATTTTTACTGAAAACGATCCTGTTTTAAATGAGCCATTAGGCGCATTTGTAACTTTACATGAGAACGGTGAGCTGCGAGGCTGCATCGGCAATATGGTAGGGCAGGGCCCGCTCTATCAGACCATAGCTGATATGGCGATAGAAGCGGCCACCGGGGATCCGCGTTTTCACGTGGTATCGCCCGGTGAGATAAGTAAACTAGAGCTGGAGATATCCGTGCTCTCTCCTTTAAAGAAGATCTCCAGCACCGACGAGATAAAGATACCCGGCCACGGCGTCCTGGTGCGCCGCGGATTCAAAAGCGGTGTATATCTGCCCCAGGTAGCTGTAGAGACAGGCTGGAATAAAGAAGAGTTCATGGCGAGCTTGTGCGAGCATAAAGCAGGGCTTGGGCCAGACGTATGGAAAGATCCGGCGACTGAGATATATATATTTAACGCGGAAGTATTTGGAGAAAAAGGGGAGCGTAATAAATGA
- a CDS encoding divalent-cation tolerance protein CutA, whose amino-acid sequence MKNNFVIILVTFSSKKEAELTAGSLLKKRLVACANIIGKIGSKFWWNGRIDKANETLAIFKTSGNKFKAVEKEVKRLHSYEVPEIIAIPIIALSEDYRRWIKDSII is encoded by the coding sequence ATGAAAAATAATTTTGTAATTATCCTTGTCACTTTCAGCTCAAAGAAAGAGGCCGAATTAACGGCTGGTTCGCTTCTCAAAAAGCGTCTCGTCGCATGCGCGAACATAATCGGTAAGATCGGATCTAAATTCTGGTGGAACGGTAGAATAGATAAGGCCAATGAGACGCTTGCGATCTTTAAGACAAGCGGCAATAAATTTAAGGCTGTGGAAAAAGAGGTGAAGCGTCTGCATAGCTACGAGGTTCCGGAAATAATAGCCATACCGATTATAGCGCTCAGCGAGGATTACCGGCGCTGGATTAAGGATAGTATAATATAA
- a CDS encoding winged helix-turn-helix domain-containing protein has translation MITEIGITAGDIWHYLDQHGKSSLSKILKGIDTERERVLMSIGWLAREGHVVVEGKGPDYEIYLRK, from the coding sequence ATGATTACGGAGATAGGCATTACCGCCGGAGATATTTGGCATTATCTCGACCAGCACGGCAAGAGTTCCCTGTCAAAGATACTTAAGGGAATCGATACCGAAAGAGAGAGAGTGCTGATGAGCATCGGATGGCTTGCCAGAGAAGGCCACGTAGTGGTGGAAGGGAAAGGCCCTGATTACGAGATCTACCTGAGAAAATAA
- a CDS encoding biopolymer transporter ExbD: MKFKRRVKIEKGMVDLTPLVNVFFLLFIFFLFTSSFIFQPGIKVSLPKAVTSEVIQQEGVVITITKDDKVYLNEREISQDEIASNLKLLAKSKTPLLIKADSGASLGRVVEIWDMCRNEGVLQVNIATSK; the protein is encoded by the coding sequence ATGAAATTCAAGAGAAGGGTAAAGATAGAGAAGGGAATGGTGGACCTGACGCCGCTGGTGAATGTCTTCTTCCTACTGTTCATATTTTTCCTGTTCACTTCAAGTTTCATATTCCAGCCGGGTATAAAGGTGAGCCTGCCTAAGGCGGTAACCAGCGAGGTTATCCAGCAGGAGGGCGTAGTGATAACGATAACCAAGGATGATAAGGTATATCTTAACGAAAGAGAGATATCGCAGGATGAGATAGCCTCAAACCTGAAGCTTCTGGCAAAATCAAAGACGCCGCTTCTGATAAAAGCCGATTCCGGCGCATCGCTCGGGCGTGTCGTGGAGATATGGGATATGTGCAGAAATGAAGGCGTTTTACAGGTTAACATAGCGACCAGTAAATGA
- a CDS encoding MotA/TolQ/ExbB proton channel family protein, with protein MWELVQKGGPMMYLIIIASILAFGVVIERIYNLNKARIDAGKFMDGIINILKRNKIIEAIEMCNATPGPIAHIVKAGILKHDRSKPEIREAVEEAARLEIPRMEKHLPVLATIAHIAPLLGLVGTVTGMIKSFQVIQQKASAMVPVNPGDLAGGIWEALLATLAGLAVAIPTYVAYNYLVSQVDNLVYDMETSATDLVNLLSSRRDTYEV; from the coding sequence ATGTGGGAGTTAGTGCAGAAGGGCGGGCCCATGATGTATCTCATCATAATCGCGTCGATACTGGCGTTCGGCGTGGTGATAGAGAGGATATATAATCTCAATAAGGCAAGGATCGACGCCGGTAAATTCATGGACGGTATCATAAACATCCTGAAGCGCAACAAGATAATAGAGGCCATAGAGATGTGCAATGCCACACCCGGGCCTATCGCGCATATCGTCAAGGCCGGCATATTGAAGCATGACCGCTCGAAACCGGAAATAAGGGAAGCGGTTGAAGAGGCCGCCCGGCTCGAGATCCCGAGAATGGAGAAGCACTTGCCGGTGCTCGCGACGATAGCGCATATCGCTCCTCTCCTGGGGCTTGTCGGCACGGTTACCGGTATGATAAAGTCTTTTCAGGTCATTCAACAGAAAGCCTCTGCCATGGTCCCCGTAAATCCGGGAGATCTCGCCGGAGGTATCTGGGAGGCGCTCCTCGCGACGCTTGCGGGCCTTGCGGTCGCTATCCCCACATATGTCGCTTATAACTATCTGGTCAGCCAGGTAGATAATCTCGTATATGATATGGAGACCAGTGCTACAGATCTTGTTAACCTCCTGTCATCGAGAAGAGATACTTACGAGGTCTAA
- a CDS encoding tetratricopeptide repeat protein — protein sequence MTCRKFMIGCLTIVAVFLSQALLTYADGPGESADFVYIKKIFNDGAYDLSQERLESFIKNYPQTQYLYQAHSLLGRSYYKQNNYSRALYEFQAILNSPAAAEFQDEALYWSGEICTTNNDFKGALEYYEKVIDDFPASKYLGYALYSKGWAYYKLGFFDEAIKCFEDVVTKYPMDKVSMDAQFRLGECQYLSSRYEKAEEELDKFIGNFPVSEKTPEAYYLDGESKYHLGKYKESLALFERALSISPGARWAPFAMYGAGRGLYELGEFAASSDFFKRCLEAADDHLLKGYALLGLVRNYERSGASLEALKICDQIISDYPQDDIVSEAYYHKIKLLYNDKKYAEAEDLSLEVMAKFPKSSMVCRMHYGLGLIYVTLGRDDEAVKEFLRAAKETKDIDLGASALVKIGDIYFYKKDYRKAAENYDIVLNKYSDSSSADYAQYQIANISGLSAKYDQAILAYQAILVNFPGTDLREKVLFHLAASYFNLGDYEHASGEFERFIREFPKNELSGQAELYLANSLYNMSKYDSALKAFTYLEKAASDKRLRMMAAYQIGWCYYNLRKEPEALAAFENFVKNYPGSELALDARFWFGEYYRSKGKYDKAREYYESILTDFPSGDMTEDALTQEALAFSEEGKTDQAIAKLEEIAKKFPGSHSGSMAYRKIAKIKKEKKEFDQAIEYYGKALTGDNSEPNAQIQYEIAESYEHKGDLQKCVEEYLKVPHLYSNGTFWAVRAQLKCAQVLEALGRPVDAAHLYEKLAGMDIEESNFAKKRLKLIESKK from the coding sequence ATGACCTGCCGCAAATTCATGATCGGATGTCTTACGATCGTCGCGGTGTTTTTATCGCAAGCGCTGTTAACATATGCCGACGGCCCGGGCGAGAGCGCGGATTTTGTATATATAAAGAAGATCTTCAATGACGGCGCTTACGACCTGTCACAGGAGAGGCTTGAGTCTTTTATAAAGAATTATCCCCAGACGCAATATCTATATCAGGCACATAGCCTTTTAGGCAGAAGCTATTATAAGCAGAACAATTACTCGAGGGCATTGTATGAGTTCCAGGCGATCTTGAATTCTCCGGCGGCGGCTGAGTTCCAGGATGAGGCGCTATATTGGTCCGGTGAGATATGCACGACTAATAATGATTTTAAGGGCGCCCTCGAATATTATGAAAAGGTCATAGACGATTTTCCGGCATCTAAATATCTCGGCTATGCCTTATATTCTAAGGGATGGGCCTACTACAAACTTGGATTTTTCGATGAGGCGATAAAATGTTTCGAGGACGTTGTTACTAAGTATCCGATGGATAAGGTTTCGATGGATGCCCAATTCAGATTGGGCGAATGCCAATATCTCTCCTCGAGGTATGAGAAAGCCGAAGAAGAGCTGGACAAATTTATCGGGAATTTTCCGGTTTCCGAGAAGACCCCGGAGGCCTATTATCTTGATGGCGAATCGAAATATCATCTCGGTAAATATAAGGAATCGTTGGCTTTGTTCGAAAGGGCGTTGTCAATATCTCCGGGCGCGAGATGGGCGCCATTTGCCATGTATGGCGCCGGCAGGGGGCTCTACGAACTTGGCGAATTCGCCGCATCGAGCGATTTCTTCAAGAGATGCCTGGAGGCAGCTGATGACCATCTCCTGAAAGGTTATGCGCTCCTGGGGCTTGTCCGTAATTACGAGAGATCCGGCGCCTCACTCGAAGCCTTGAAGATATGCGACCAGATCATATCGGATTATCCGCAAGACGATATCGTTTCGGAAGCGTATTATCACAAAATAAAACTTTTATATAATGATAAAAAATATGCGGAAGCCGAAGACCTTTCGCTTGAGGTTATGGCGAAGTTCCCGAAGAGCTCTATGGTCTGCCGGATGCATTATGGGCTCGGATTGATATATGTCACGCTTGGCAGGGATGATGAGGCCGTTAAAGAGTTTCTCCGCGCCGCGAAGGAAACTAAAGACATTGATCTTGGCGCAAGCGCGCTGGTTAAGATCGGCGATATCTATTTTTACAAAAAAGATTACCGTAAAGCCGCGGAGAACTATGACATTGTCCTTAACAAATATTCCGATAGTTCGAGCGCTGATTACGCGCAATACCAGATCGCTAACATATCAGGCTTAAGCGCCAAATATGACCAGGCTATCCTTGCGTATCAGGCGATCCTCGTGAACTTTCCCGGCACGGATTTACGTGAAAAGGTTCTATTTCATCTGGCCGCGTCCTATTTTAATCTCGGCGATTATGAACATGCTTCCGGTGAGTTCGAGAGATTTATCCGGGAATTCCCCAAGAATGAATTGTCCGGTCAGGCAGAACTATACCTGGCCAATTCTCTGTATAATATGAGTAAGTATGATTCCGCCCTCAAGGCATTTACATATCTTGAGAAGGCCGCTTCCGACAAAAGGTTAAGGATGATGGCCGCTTATCAAATAGGGTGGTGCTATTACAATTTACGAAAAGAGCCGGAGGCGCTGGCGGCATTTGAGAATTTTGTTAAAAACTATCCCGGCTCTGAACTGGCGCTCGACGCGAGATTCTGGTTTGGAGAGTATTACCGCTCAAAAGGCAAGTATGACAAGGCGAGGGAATATTACGAGTCAATCCTGACAGATTTTCCATCCGGTGATATGACGGAAGACGCGCTGACTCAAGAAGCGCTGGCGTTCTCGGAAGAGGGGAAGACCGATCAGGCGATAGCGAAACTCGAAGAGATCGCAAAGAAATTTCCCGGCTCCCATTCAGGGAGCATGGCATACAGGAAGATCGCTAAGATCAAAAAGGAAAAGAAAGAATTTGATCAGGCGATAGAATACTACGGAAAAGCGCTTACGGGCGATAATAGCGAGCCCAACGCGCAGATCCAGTATGAGATCGCGGAGTCTTACGAGCATAAAGGGGATTTACAGAAGTGCGTCGAAGAATATCTTAAGGTGCCTCATCTTTATTCAAACGGTACGTTCTGGGCGGTCAGGGCGCAGTTAAAGTGCGCCCAGGTACTCGAGGCATTGGGAAGACCGGTTGACGCCGCGCATCTTTACGAAAAGCTGGCCGGCATGGATATCGAAGAATCTAATTTTGCCAAGAAACGCCTCAAGCTTATCGAATCGAAAAAATAG
- the uvrA gene encoding excinuclease ABC subunit UvrA translates to MEKNAIIIKGAKEHNLKNIDLEIPRDKLVVITGLSGSGKSSLAFDTIYAEGQRRYVESLSSYARQFLEQLQKPDVEYIEGLSPAISIEQRTAGSNPRSTVGTQTEIYDYLRLLFARIGIPHCPKCKKVIKRQTSQEIVEQISKLPAQTGVLILAPVIRGRKGEHKELFQKIKKDGFIRVRVDGNIHELEKAIALDKNRTHNIEIVVDRLILKSGIKKRLTDSVETALEMGKGIILASFETAGKSEDILFNEQYACVDCGISLGEISPRIFSFNSPYGACPACVGLGNKMEIDPELVIPDKTKSVIDAVDAWRRGGKGLYIYYRRLLRSLGNKYGFDVRTPFKDLPKNIKRLVLYGEESGGYYAFEGVIKNLERRFRETESEFIKTEINKYMSVLPCPVCKGSQLKEESLAVTIQGKNIFEVSTMSIKDLKDFLSTMDLTETEKTISHQVLKEIIARLQFMVNVGLDYLTLDRRSFTLSGGEAQRIRLATQIGSGLVGVIYILDEPSIGLHQKDNNKLLDTLKRLRDLGNTLIVVEHDEATIRLADHIIDLGPGAGEHGGRVIVSGSLKDVLASKESLTGKYLRGELKITIPPERKKPTSKKLKIFGAREHNLKNIDVEIPLGLFVCVTGVSGSGKSTLVDDILYKSLARKFYRSRETPGEHKKIDGMQHIDKVIVIDQSPIGRTPRSNPATYTGAFAPLRDIFSRLPEAKVRGYKPGRFSFNVKGGRCEACAGDGIKKIEMHFLPDIYVQCEVCKGKRFNEQTLDVRYKGHSIAEVLEMSVEDALNLFENIPSIKSRFKTLYDVGLGYIKIGQSATTLSGGEAQRIKLAAELSKRSTGRTFYILDEPTTGLHFADVNRLLSVLQALVGQGNTVLVIEHNLDVIKTADYIIDLGPEGGDAGGEVVAYGSPEDVAGNKNSYTGQYLKETLS, encoded by the coding sequence ATGGAAAAAAACGCGATCATCATAAAGGGAGCAAAAGAGCATAACCTGAAGAACATAGATCTGGAGATCCCGCGAGATAAGCTTGTTGTGATAACGGGACTCTCCGGCTCAGGTAAATCGTCGCTTGCCTTCGACACCATATATGCCGAAGGGCAGCGCAGGTATGTGGAAAGCCTCTCAAGCTACGCCAGACAGTTCCTGGAGCAGCTCCAGAAGCCGGATGTTGAGTATATCGAGGGCCTCTCTCCCGCTATAAGCATAGAGCAGAGGACCGCCGGATCGAATCCGCGGTCGACGGTAGGAACGCAGACGGAGATATACGATTATCTGCGGCTCCTCTTTGCGCGTATAGGCATCCCGCACTGCCCCAAATGTAAAAAAGTCATAAAGAGGCAGACATCCCAGGAGATAGTCGAGCAGATCTCGAAGCTGCCTGCCCAGACCGGCGTCCTGATACTGGCTCCTGTTATTCGCGGCAGGAAGGGTGAGCATAAAGAGCTCTTCCAGAAGATAAAGAAAGACGGTTTTATAAGGGTCAGGGTTGACGGCAATATACATGAGCTCGAAAAAGCGATAGCGCTTGATAAAAACAGGACGCACAACATCGAGATCGTCGTAGACAGGCTGATATTGAAGTCCGGCATAAAGAAGAGGCTTACGGATTCTGTCGAAACGGCGCTTGAGATGGGCAAGGGCATAATACTTGCAAGCTTCGAGACCGCCGGGAAATCCGAGGATATTCTGTTCAATGAGCAATACGCATGTGTAGATTGCGGGATAAGCCTCGGAGAAATATCTCCCAGGATATTTTCGTTCAATTCGCCGTACGGCGCGTGTCCGGCCTGCGTCGGGCTCGGAAACAAGATGGAGATAGATCCGGAGTTGGTCATTCCGGACAAGACGAAGAGCGTTATCGACGCGGTCGACGCCTGGCGGCGCGGCGGAAAAGGGCTCTATATCTATTACAGGCGCCTCTTGCGGTCGCTCGGCAATAAATACGGGTTCGATGTCCGTACCCCTTTTAAAGATCTGCCGAAGAATATAAAGAGGCTCGTGCTGTACGGAGAAGAGAGCGGAGGCTATTACGCTTTCGAAGGTGTGATAAAGAACCTCGAGAGGCGTTTCCGTGAAACGGAGAGCGAGTTCATAAAGACCGAGATCAATAAATATATGTCGGTCCTGCCATGCCCGGTATGTAAGGGTTCGCAGCTTAAGGAGGAGTCTCTCGCGGTCACTATCCAGGGCAAGAACATCTTTGAAGTGTCGACGATGTCGATAAAAGATCTGAAGGATTTTCTTTCAACGATGGATCTGACAGAGACGGAAAAGACGATATCCCATCAGGTATTGAAAGAGATAATAGCGCGTTTGCAGTTCATGGTGAATGTTGGCCTCGATTATCTTACACTCGACAGGCGCAGCTTTACTCTCTCCGGCGGCGAAGCCCAACGCATCAGGCTTGCTACTCAGATAGGCTCGGGGCTCGTGGGGGTTATTTATATACTGGATGAGCCGAGCATAGGGCTTCATCAGAAGGACAATAATAAGCTTTTGGATACGCTGAAGAGGCTGAGAGATCTTGGTAATACGCTGATAGTGGTAGAGCACGATGAAGCTACGATACGCCTTGCCGACCATATCATAGATCTGGGCCCCGGCGCAGGAGAGCACGGCGGCAGAGTTATTGTCAGCGGCAGCCTGAAAGATGTACTCGCTTCGAAAGAGTCTCTCACGGGAAAGTATCTGCGGGGCGAGCTTAAGATAACAATCCCGCCGGAACGTAAAAAGCCGACGTCCAAGAAACTGAAGATATTCGGCGCAAGAGAGCATAACTTAAAGAATATAGACGTCGAGATACCTCTCGGCCTCTTCGTCTGCGTTACCGGCGTATCGGGCTCGGGCAAGAGCACGCTGGTGGACGACATTCTCTATAAATCGCTGGCAAGGAAATTCTACCGTTCCAGAGAGACGCCGGGTGAACATAAAAAAATAGACGGCATGCAGCATATAGACAAAGTGATAGTTATAGACCAGTCGCCCATAGGACGCACACCGCGTTCAAATCCCGCCACTTATACAGGCGCGTTCGCCCCGCTGAGGGATATATTCTCCAGGCTTCCCGAGGCAAAGGTGCGCGGCTATAAACCGGGACGTTTCAGTTTCAATGTAAAAGGAGGAAGGTGCGAGGCATGCGCCGGTGATGGTATAAAAAAGATAGAGATGCATTTTTTGCCGGATATCTATGTGCAGTGCGAAGTCTGCAAGGGAAAACGTTTCAATGAGCAGACGCTCGATGTCAGGTATAAGGGCCATTCCATCGCCGAAGTCCTCGAAATGTCAGTAGAGGATGCCCTGAACCTGTTTGAAAATATACCTTCAATAAAAAGTAGGTTCAAGACCCTTTACGACGTCGGTCTGGGATATATAAAGATAGGGCAATCAGCTACGACGCTTTCCGGAGGCGAGGCCCAAAGGATAAAGCTCGCAGCGGAGCTTTCTAAGAGATCTACGGGAAGGACATTTTATATATTGGACGAACCTACGACGGGACTTCATTTCGCCGATGTCAACAGGCTCCTGAGCGTCCTGCAGGCGTTAGTCGGCCAGGGAAATACCGTGCTGGTCATAGAGCATAACCTGGATGTGATAAAGACAGCGGATTATATCATAGACCTGGGGCCCGAAGGCGGCGACGCGGGAGGAGAGGTAGTGGCTTACGGTTCGCCGGAGGATGTGGCCGGGAACAAGAATTCGTATACGGGACAATATCTAAAGGAAACCTTGTCATGA